Sequence from the bacterium Scap17 genome:
TATCGCCTTGAGCGCCCTGTGGCTCTTGCCGTGGGCGATCAGCGAGTGCCCATCCACCTCGATGTTGCCGTCCTGAAACTCCTCCAGGCCGTTCACGCAGCGAATCAGTGTCGACTTGCCGGAGCCACTGGCCCCGATGATCACCACCACCTCTCCCTGGGCGATCTCGAGCTCGATGTCCTTGAGGACATGCAGGCTGCCGAAATGCTTGTTGAGCTTGTGCATCTTCACGATGGCAGTCATGGGGCGCTCCGAACCGGCGCTGCATGCCGGAAGGTCGTCAGAGAAATGAGATCAGGCAGAAGGAGAGATGGCGCGGCGATATCCGTCACGTTTGGGGGGCAGAGAGACATCATTGGCCCACCAACCCGCGGCGCTCGAGCAACCGCAAGCCAAATGACAGGCTGAGGGTGATCACCAGATACAGCAGCGCGACCATGAAGTAGGTTTCCAGCGCATTGAAGGTAGTGGCGATATGAATCTGCCCCTGACGCACCAGCTCACCGACACCGATCACCGAGAACAGCGAGGTGTCCTTGATCGAGACGATGCCCTGGTTGCCCAGCGCGGGAATCATGCGGCGCAGCGCCTGGGGCCAGATGACATAGCGGAAGGTCTGCGGGATGGAAAGGCCGAGTGACAGGCCGGCTTCCCGCTGGCCACGGGCGATGGATTGCACGCCACCGCGCACGATTTCCGAGATATAGGCCGCCGAGTTCAAGGCGATCGCGGCGATGCCGGCGGTCAGGGCATCGATGGGGCCACCGATGATCTGCGGCAGGCCATAGAAGATGAAGAGCACCTGGACGAGCACCGGGGTGCCACGGAAGATCTCGATATAGGCGGTGGCGACCCAGCGCAGGATCCGGCTGGGAGACAGGCTCAGCAGTCCGAACAGGATGCCGAGCACGAAGCCGATGGCGAGGCCACCGAAGGAAATGGCGAGGGTCCAGGGAATGCCCTCGAGCAGGTAGGGCACCGAATTGAGTGCGGCCTGCCAATCAAACTGGAACTGAACGTCCACGGGGGGCTCCTTGGCACGAACCTCTCATGCACCGCTGGGCGCGCCGGAGGTTCGAGACGACCGACATTCCGGCAGGCTGTCGCTGCCGAAATGTCGTGATGATGATCTGTACTACGCTCTGCACTATGTTCTGCGCTACGCGACGTGAGGCGTCTTAGGCGAGTTGGAAGCGGCTTACTGGCTGTCGCCGGGCATGGCGCCGAACCACTTCTGGTAGATCTCGGCATAGCTGCCATCGGACTTCATCTCGGCCAGCGCCTTGTTGGCGGCCTCGGTCCACTCGCTGCCTTCGGTGAAGGCGATGCCGTATTGCTGGCCTTCATAGAGCGGCCCCACCGTCTTGACGCGTCCATTGCCCTTGGTCTTGGCGAAGTAGCCGACGTTGGGGGCATCGTAGAAGACGGCATCGACGCTGCCGGACATCAGGGCCATGTACATGTCGGCGCTGCCCGGATAAGGCGTGATGGTGGAGTCACCGAGGTTGGCGGTGAGATAGTCGTAACTGGTGGATCCGATCTTGGTACCGACCTTCTTGCCTTCCAGGCCCTCGATGTCCTCGATGTCGCCGTTGTTGGCCGAGGTCAGAATCTGCAGGCCGGAGTCATAGTAGGGATCGGTGAAGTCGACGACCTTCTCGCGTGCTTCGGTGATGGTGATGCCGGCGATGGCGACATCGACGCTACCGGTCTGCACGGCCGGGATGATGCCATTGAAGTCCATGGTCTTGAGGTCGATATCGAAGCCGGCGCGCTCGCCGATGGCATTGAGGATGTCGATATCGAAGCCGACCATCTCGCCGCTTTCCTGATCGAGCATCTCGAAGGGCACGAAGCTCGGGTCGGTCGCCGCCTTGAGGGTGACGGCATGGGCAGCGCTGGCCATGAAGGTGGCGGCCGCAAGGCCAGAGAGGGAGGCCAGCAGGTGAGAACTGCGCATTTTACATTCCTCTTTATATTTAGATTTTAGGATGTATAGCGTTTTTAGATTGACGAGCGCACCGGACCCCGTCAAGTCTCCCGCCTCTGCCATACCGCGAAGGGAAGCTGGCAAGCCACTGAGATGACGAAAAAAAATCGCCCCTACCGGGAACCGGTAGGGGGCGATCAGGCCTCAGCAAGGCGTCAATGTCGTGCGCGGGGCTGTCAGACCCTCACGATTAGATCCTCAATGATCAGACCATGAAAGAAGATCCGCAGCCACAGGTGCTGGTGGCATTGGGGTTCTGGATCATGAAGCGGGCGCCTGCCAGACCTTCCTCATAGTCGATCGTCGAGCCGACCAGATACTGATAGGACAGCGGGTCGATCACGATGGCGGCTTCGCCCAGCTCGACCACGGTGTCGTCATCGGCCAGATCGGTGGCGATATCGAAACCGTACTGGAAGCCGGAACAGCCGCCGCCAGTGACGTAGACCCTGAGACGCAGCTCCGGGTTGGCTTCTTCCGCGCGCAGCGCTGCAATCCGGGCACTGGCGCGCTCGGACAGGTACAACGGCGTGGGGATGAAGCTTTGTGCTTCGCTCATGCGGGCCTCCTGGAAGGAGTCGGAGGCCGGACGCTGAAGATAGCGCCCGGCACGGTATAGAGAACAGAATGACGCCTATTATCCCTATATCCGAGCAAAAGGGTCAACTTTGTCTGACGTGCTGCCTTGCGGGCGTACGCTGGCGGTTCAGGGCATCATCGCCGGCGCACCGACCCCCATCATCTCATCGAGACCGAACATCAGATTGAGGTTCTGGATGGCCTGGCCTGACGCGCCCTTGACCAGGTTGTCGATCACCGACAGCACCACCAGGGTGTCGCCGTTGCCCGGACGATGCAGGGCGATGCGGCACAGGTTGGTGCCCCGCACACTACGCGTCTCCGGATGGCTGCCCAGCGGCATGACATCGACGGCGGGGTGGTCGGCGTAGCGCTGTTCGAACAGCGTCTGCAGATCTTCCAGCGTGCCGCTGAAGCCGCTCAGACGCGGATAGAGGGTGGAGTGGATGCCGCGAATCATCGGCGTCAGGTGCGGGACAAAGGTCAGACCGACCGCGCTGCCGGCTGCCAGGTCCAGCCCCTGGGTGATTTCAGGCAGATGACGGTGGCCGGAGGCGCCGTAGGCCTTCATGGACTCGCCGGCTTCACACAGCAGAGAGCCGACCTTGGCACCGCGACCCGCGCCGGAGACGGCGGACTTGCAGTCGGCGATGATGTTGTCGGTCTCGATCAGGCCGGCTTCCAGCAGCGGGACCAGGCCCAGCTGCACGGAGGTCGGGTAGCAGCCCGGCACCGCGATCAGGCGCGCTTCGCGGATGGCATCGCGATTGACTTCCGGCAGGCCGTAGACGGCTTCGCCGAGCAGCTCCGGCGCGCCGTGCGGCTGGCCATACCACTCGGCCCAGACGTCGGCGTCCTTGATGCGGAAGTCCGCGGACAGGTCGATGACCCGCGTGCCGCGTGCCAGTAGATCGCCAGCCAGGGCGTGAGCGACACCGTGAGGCGTGGCGAAGAATACGGCGTCACAGGCGGCCAGCACCTCGGCATCCGGCTCGCTGAATGCGAGAGTGCCGTAGTGGCCGCGCAGATTGGGGTACATCTCGTCGACACGCACGCCCTTCTCGCTTCGCGAGGTGATCACGGTCACTTCCACCTGCGGATGGCTGGCCAGGAGCCTGAGGAGTTCCACTCCGGTGTAACCGGTGCCGCCGACGATACCTACCTTGATCATGCTGCCTCCCCGCCTTCGGGCGGTGTCCTGTTGATGCGAGATGTAATCTTGTGTCCGATCTGCTGCTGCGACCTTTGGTGGCCTGTGCGCGAGACAGGCGTTGCGCCATGCTGTGCCGAGGTTGTCGGATTGCGCACGGTCGCGACGGTTCGCAATCGATATGATACACAGGTGTCAGGCGGGCAGTAATGCGCTGCCGACATGGATGTCCTCTGTCATTGCCAGTGCCTTCAAGGAGTCGTGAGTGTCACGCCTGACGCGTCCGCATCTGCCTCGTCCCAGTCTCGACAATTTTCGGCGCAAGCTGGCGGCGGTCGATGCACTCCCGCAACTGTGTCTGCTGGGGCTGGTGGCAGGGCTGCTGACCGGCTCATTGATGGTCGGTTTCCGCCTGCTGTTGAGTGCCGGTGCTCTGGGCTTCATGCCCGATGACAACCCGGAGAACTTCGAGGGACTTGCCCCCTGGGTGCGCGCCTCGCTGCCGCTACTGGCGGTGCTGGTGATCGGTATCGTGCTGGGCCGACAGCATCCGGCGCAGCGCAAGCTGGGCATCGGTCATGTCATCGAGCGCCTGACCTACCATCAGGGCAAGATGCCGCTGCGTGCCTGGCTCAATCAGGTCGTGGTCGGGGTCGCGAGCGTGCTCGGCGGCCTGTCAGCAGGACGTGAAGGTCCGGCGATCCACTTGGGTGCCGGTGCCTCGAGCTGGATCGGCGAGCGCCTCAAGCTGCCCAACAACAGTCTGCGCGTGCTGGTCGCCTGCGGCACGGCGGCGGGCATCTCCGCCTCCTTCAATACGCCGATCGCCGGGGTCATCTTCGCCATGGAAGTGGTGATGATGGAGTACACCCTGATGGGATTCATGCCGGTGATTCTGGCCTCGACCACCGGCGCGGTGGTCACGCAGATGGTCTACGGCTCGGCACCGGCCTTCGCGGTGCCGTCTCTGCTGCTGCATTCCCTGCTCGACCTGCCCTGGGTCATCTTCACGGCGCTGGTCATCGGCCTGCTGGCGGGGGGCTTCGTGCATCTGGCGCGTCAGCAGGCACGCGTGGCACACCTGTCATGGGGGATGCGCATGGCGCTGGTCGGGGTCTCGACGGCCGTTGTGGCGTGGTGGTATCCCCAGGTGCAAGGCATCGGCTATGACAGTCTGGCTCAGTTGCTCGACGGCCAGCTGGCGCTGGATATCCTGTTGGCACTGGTGGTTGGCAAGCTGGTGCTGTCGGCCCTGTGTGTGGCCTGTGGCGTGCCGATCGGCATCATCGGCCCGGTGGTGGTGGCGGGCGCCGCAGCCGGGGCATTGATGGGCATGCTGGGCGGCTGGCTGTTGCCGGACCAGGCCTCGGATATCGCGCTTTACGCCCTGCTCGGCATGGCGGCGATGATGGGTGCGGTGCTTCAGGCGCCACTGGCCGCCCTGATGGCACTGCTCGAATTGACGCATTCGCCGAATATCATCTTGCCCGGCATGCTGGCGGTGGTGGTGGCAGGCCTGACCTGTCGCCAGTTGTGTCACTGCCAGGGCTTCTTCATCTCGACGCTGACGTCGCAGGGACTGCATCCGCTCCAGCAGCCATTGATGCAGGCGCTGTCGCGGGTGGCAGTGCCTGCGGTGATGGAGCGCTCGCTGGTCAGCGTACCGCGCCGCATCACGCGTGAACGTGCTCGCGCCCTGCTCGACAGCAAACCGGTCTGGCTGGTGGTCACGCGCTCGACGCCGGAAAAGCCGATGGTCGCGCTGCCGGCGGCGGATCTGGTGCGTGTGCTGATGGATGAGCACTGGCGGGAGCAGGAAGAGCTCGACCTGCTCGAGATCCCCGCTCAGCGTCTGGATCTCGCGCCCATCCACCTGCAGGCTACCTTGTCCGAGGCCTATGAGCGGCTGCTGCCCAGCGATGTCGATGCCCTCTATGTCGAGCACACTACTGCACCGATGATTCGCAAGATTTCAGGTATCATTACGCGGGATGCAATAGAGAGCTACTATCGCTATACCCCTTGAGACTTGCTGCATTCCCTGTCTCTGGCGTGGCGCTTCGGTGTGTCCTCTGCCTTATGCCCGCGACCGCATACCGCATGGGCCTTTGGCGCCTCGCATGCCATCGTGTCGATCCAGTGGCATCCTGCGCCCCTTGATTGCCTGGCTTTCCTGACCTTCCTGACCCTGACTGACGGAGCTCCCTCATGTATCTGTGGATCAAGGCGTTTCATCTGATTGCCGTAGTGTGCTGGTTTGCGGCTCTGTTCTATCTGCCGCGTCTATACGTCTATCACGCCCAGGCGCGTGATGCCGGCGACCACAAGGCCATCGAGTACTTCAAGACCATGGAGCGCAAGCTCTATCGCGGCATCATGATGCCGTCGATGATCGCGACCCTGGTGCTGGGGATCTGGCTGCTGGCGCTGGTGCCGAGCTTCATGAGCATGGGCTGGATGCACCTCAAGCTGACCATGGTCGTGCTGCTGGTCGGCTATCACCATGCCTGTGGTCTGTATCTGAAGCAGTTCGCCGCCGATACCTGCAAGAGAACCTCGCGCTACTTCCGCTTCTTCAATGAAGTGCCGGTACTGATGCTGGTGGTGATCGTCATCTGCGTCATCGTCAAACCGTTCTGAGGGATGGTTCAGCCATGACCGAGTGCTCAGCGCAACTGCCCTACGTGCTGGTATTGGCGGGGCATGATCCCAGCGGCGGCGCGGGGCTGGTCGCCGACAGCGAGGCGATCCGTGCCGGTGGCGGCTGGGCGCTGACGGTGCCGACGGCACTGACGGTGCAGAACTCCTGCAATGTACAGGCGGTGATCCCGCAATCGGGCGAGTCGATGCTCGCCATGGCCCGCACCCTGTGTGAGGACTTCCGTCCAGGCGCGCTCAAGATCGGTCTGCTCGCCAGCGAAGCGGCGCTCGCGGCGACAGTGGTGCTGATCAAGGAGCTGCGCAAGCGCTGGCCCGGGCTGCCGGTGGTGTGGGACCCGGTGCTCAAGGCGGGCGGCGGACGGGAGCTTTCCACCGAGTCGCTGCTCTGTGAGGCGCGTGAGCGCTTGCTGCCACAGGTGGATGTGCTCACGCCCAATCGTGCGGAACTTTCACGCCTGGCGGCCTGTCCCCCGGGAGAGTGTGAGGATTCACTCGCCGAGCATCTGTTGGCGACAGGCACCGGGGCCGTGCTGGTCACAGGTACCGATCCACTCGAGCGTGAGGTGGCGTCGCCTCCGGTGTCATCGGTCATCCATCGTCTGTATCGGCGCGGCCATGCCACGCTGTCAATGGACTGCCCGCGCCTGCCGGGCAGCTTCCACGGCAGCGGCTGCACCCTGGCATCGCATCTGGCCGTGCGCCTGGCGTGCGGCATGCCACTGCCATCGGCATGGCAGGCCTCGCAGCATGCCACCTGGCAGAGTCTCGTCGATGGCCAGCAACGCGGGCTGAAAGGTGCGTTGCCCGAGGCCCAATATCTGCCCTGGCGATAGCGCTAATGCCCTTTTCGACGCCGGCACCCCTTGCGCTCGCGCGGCTGCAACTCACCCGTGAGTCGCGTTAAGCTGTCGCCATCGACGGCATTCGGGTTATCCACACCCCCTTGCCGCCCCGAGGCTATCGGGCCGTTTCATCGGCTGTGGACAAGCTGCATTCACGTTATCCACAGCGTCTTTATGTCTGATCCCCTTTTCTCCATTTTCGCGGCCGATGAGCCGCCCGCCGCTTCTCAAGAGGTATGTCATGACCACGTCCGCTGCCCAGTTCGAACGCGCCAGCCGTCATATTCCCGGTGGCGTCAACTCGCCGGTCCGCGCCTTCAAGGGACTGCATCGTCCGCCGGTGTTCATCGACCATGCCAAGGGCGCGTATCTGTTCGATGTGGAAAATACGCGCTATATCGATTACGTCGGCTCCTGGGGGCCGATGATCACCGGGCACGCCGATGAAGATGTGCTCAGCGCCGTGCGCGAGCGTCTCGAGAGTGGCCTGTCCTTCGGCGCGCCCACCGAGATCGAGTCCGAGATGGCCGAGCTGATCTGCGAGATGCTGCCGAGCCTCGACATGGTGCGCATGACCAACTCCGGCACCGAAGCCACCATGTCGGCGATTCGCCTGGCGCGTGGTTTCACCGGTCGTGACAAGATCGTCAAGTTCGAGGGTAACTATCACGGGCACTCCGACTCGCTGCTGGTCAAGGCCGGCTCCGGCGCGCTGACCCATGGCGAGCCCAGCTCCCCGGGCGTGCCGGCGTCGCTGGCCGAGCACACCATCACGCTGGACTACAACGACGCCGAGGGCGTGCGTCGCTGCTTCGCCGAGCTGGGGGATGAGATCGCCTGCATCATCGTCGAGCCGGTCGCCGGCAACATGAACTGCATTCCGCCGGTGCCGGGCTTCCTGGAAAGCCTGCGTGAAGTGTGCGATGCCCACGGCAGCGTGCTGATCCTCGATGAGGTGATGACAGGCTTCCGTGTCGCCCTGGGCGGCGCTCAGGCGCATTACGACATCACGCCGGACCTGACCTGCCTGGGCAAGATCGTCGGCGGCGGCATGCCGGTAGGTGCCTTCGGCGGCAAGCGCGAGATCATGCACCACCTCTCGCCGCTGGGGCCGGTCTATCAGGCGGGGACGCTGGCAGGCAATCCGCTGGCGATGGCCGCTGGCGTCGCGCTGCTGCGCAAGCTCAAGGCGCCCGGCTTCCACGCCGAGCTTGCGCGCAAGGTCGAGATGCTGTGTGAAGGCCTGGAAAGCCGTGCCAAGGCGGCAGGCATCCGTCTTATCACCCAGCATGCCGGTGGCATGTTCGGTGTCTTCTTCACCGATGACGCAGAAGTCAGCAATTTCGCCTCCGCCACGCGCTGCCGTCAGCAGGATTTCGTGACCTTCTTCAACGCGATGCTCGCCGAAGGCGTCTACCTGGCGCCGTCCGCCTATGAAGCCGGCTTCATGTCCGCGGCGCACACCGATGCGGATATCCAGGCCACGCTGGATGCGGCTGAGCGGGTCTTTGCGCAGATGTCCGCATCGAACTGAGTGCGACGCAAGACAGTACCTGAGTCCGCGGGTTGGCCAACGCAGACAGGAACCCGCTCGGCAGGCTGCCGGGCGGGCTGCCATCCGGTACACTTGTCGCCAACGATAGCGATTGCGCTAATGACCTTATAGCCAGCTTGCCTTAGCGGAGACGACCTTGAGCCAGGCCTTGATTCGAGCCCTTCACACAGCCGATTGCTTCGATCACCCCGTGAAGGATATCGAAGTGCACGAGACGCATATCTCGTGGATCGTGCTGACCGGCGACTACGCCTACAAGATCAAGAAGCCGCTGGATTTCGGCAGCTTCCTGGATTTCTCGACCCTTGAGCGCCGCAAGATCCTGTGCGAACAGGAAGTGCGCCTCAACCGCCGTCTGGCACCGACGCTGTATCTGGATACCGTGGCGATCTCGGGCACGCCCGAGGCTCCGCGCATCGGAGACGACAGTGCTGTCTTCGAGTACGCGGTCAAGATGCGCCAGTTCTCCAATCGCCATCTGTTCAGCGCCCTGCAGGCCAGTGGCGAGCTGTCGCTGGAATTGCTGGATGATCTGGTCGACCAGCTGGTGGCCTTCCATGAGCAGGCCGAGCGCATCCAGGGCGATAGCGAGCTGGGTAGCCCGCAGATGGTCAGCCGTACCATCGACAACGAGTTCGAGCTGATTCGTCCCCGCCTCGGCGATGATGCCGAGGCCATCAAGCGACTCGCGCTGCTCAAGCAGTGGACCGAAGAGACCTTCCAGCGCCTCAATCCCGAGTTCGAGCGTCGCTGGCAGGAAGGCTTCGTGCGTGAGACTCACGGCGATATCCACCTGGGTAACGCCGTGCGCCATGAAGGCCGTGCTCTGTTGTTTGACGGCATCGAGTTCAATGAAGAATTGCGCTGGAACGATGTCGGTTGTGACCTGGCCTTCCTGGTGATGGATCTCGAAGCGCGTGATGAGCAGGCCTTTGCCCATCATGCACTCAACCGTTATCTCGAGCTCTCCGGTGATTACTCGCTGGTGCGTCTGCTGCCGTACTACAAGATTTATCGCGCACTGATCCGGGCCAAGGTGGCGATGATTCGCTATCACCAGCCGGACCTGTGTGAAGCGGATCGGGCCGATGTGCTGGCCGAGTACGAGCGCTATATCGAGCTGGCGGAGCGTTATAGCGAGATCCGCTTCCCTTACATGATCATCGGTGTGGGTGTCTCCGGTAGCGGCAAGAGTCGCTTCACGGAAGAGATGGTGCGTGAGCTGGGCGGCGTGCGTATTCGCAGTGATGTGGAGCGCAAGCGCCTGTATGGCTTTGCGGCGGATGCCGATACCGAGTCCGGGCTCAATGGTGGCATCTATACGCCGCAGGCCACCCATGCGACCTACGAGCGACTCTCGCATCTGTCCGCCACGCTGCTGGAATCGGGTATCCCCGTCTGCATCGATGCCACCTGCCTGAAGAAGGTGCAGCGTGATCGCCTGCGTCATGAGGCAGAAGCCCGTGGCCTGCCGGTGCTGATGATCAGCTTCGAGGCCGATGACGAGACGCTGCGCAAGCGCATCATCAAGCGCAGCCAGCGCAGTGGTGAGGCGTCCGAGGCAGGTCTCGAGGTGCTCGACAAGCAATTGGCCAATCGCGAGCCATTCGCACCGGAAGAGCATGGTCAGCTGGTCCACATCGACACGACAGCGCCCAACGCCAATGTCACCTTGGCTCGCCTGATTCGTGAGCAGCTCAGGCTACATTGAGACGAGCGATCATTGTCATGGGGCATGGCGGAATGAGCGCCATGCCCTTTTTTGTATTGCATAGTGCGCTCCCGAGTGAGCCTTGGCTTTGGTTGGGAAGCTATGCATCTGGAAAGGAAATATCATGCGCCAACAATGGGTAAATACTGCCGCCGCTGCCATCAGTCTGGCACTGCTCGCGGGCTGCTCCAGCCAGCCGACAACCGCTGATCTCATGCGCGGTCAGGCTGAGGAAGCCAAGGCTGTCGCCAAGGTGCGTGACCAATTGGCAGATCAG
This genomic interval carries:
- a CDS encoding amino acid ABC transporter permease produces the protein MDVQFQFDWQAALNSVPYLLEGIPWTLAISFGGLAIGFVLGILFGLLSLSPSRILRWVATAYIEIFRGTPVLVQVLFIFYGLPQIIGGPIDALTAGIAAIALNSAAYISEIVRGGVQSIARGQREAGLSLGLSIPQTFRYVIWPQALRRMIPALGNQGIVSIKDTSLFSVIGVGELVRQGQIHIATTFNALETYFMVALLYLVITLSLSFGLRLLERRGLVGQ
- a CDS encoding transporter substrate-binding domain-containing protein, translated to MRSSHLLASLSGLAAATFMASAAHAVTLKAATDPSFVPFEMLDQESGEMVGFDIDILNAIGERAGFDIDLKTMDFNGIIPAVQTGSVDVAIAGITITEAREKVVDFTDPYYDSGLQILTSANNGDIEDIEGLEGKKVGTKIGSTSYDYLTANLGDSTITPYPGSADMYMALMSGSVDAVFYDAPNVGYFAKTKGNGRVKTVGPLYEGQQYGIAFTEGSEWTEAANKALAEMKSDGSYAEIYQKWFGAMPGDSQ
- the erpA gene encoding iron-sulfur cluster insertion protein ErpA — encoded protein: MSEAQSFIPTPLYLSERASARIAALRAEEANPELRLRVYVTGGGCSGFQYGFDIATDLADDDTVVELGEAAIVIDPLSYQYLVGSTIDYEEGLAGARFMIQNPNATSTCGCGSSFMV
- a CDS encoding N-acetyl-gamma-glutamyl-phosphate reductase codes for the protein MIKVGIVGGTGYTGVELLRLLASHPQVEVTVITSRSEKGVRVDEMYPNLRGHYGTLAFSEPDAEVLAACDAVFFATPHGVAHALAGDLLARGTRVIDLSADFRIKDADVWAEWYGQPHGAPELLGEAVYGLPEVNRDAIREARLIAVPGCYPTSVQLGLVPLLEAGLIETDNIIADCKSAVSGAGRGAKVGSLLCEAGESMKAYGASGHRHLPEITQGLDLAAGSAVGLTFVPHLTPMIRGIHSTLYPRLSGFSGTLEDLQTLFEQRYADHPAVDVMPLGSHPETRSVRGTNLCRIALHRPGNGDTLVVLSVIDNLVKGASGQAIQNLNLMFGLDEMMGVGAPAMMP
- a CDS encoding chloride channel protein, which encodes MTRPHLPRPSLDNFRRKLAAVDALPQLCLLGLVAGLLTGSLMVGFRLLLSAGALGFMPDDNPENFEGLAPWVRASLPLLAVLVIGIVLGRQHPAQRKLGIGHVIERLTYHQGKMPLRAWLNQVVVGVASVLGGLSAGREGPAIHLGAGASSWIGERLKLPNNSLRVLVACGTAAGISASFNTPIAGVIFAMEVVMMEYTLMGFMPVILASTTGAVVTQMVYGSAPAFAVPSLLLHSLLDLPWVIFTALVIGLLAGGFVHLARQQARVAHLSWGMRMALVGVSTAVVAWWYPQVQGIGYDSLAQLLDGQLALDILLALVVGKLVLSALCVACGVPIGIIGPVVVAGAAAGALMGMLGGWLLPDQASDIALYALLGMAAMMGAVLQAPLAALMALLELTHSPNIILPGMLAVVVAGLTCRQLCHCQGFFISTLTSQGLHPLQQPLMQALSRVAVPAVMERSLVSVPRRITRERARALLDSKPVWLVVTRSTPEKPMVALPAADLVRVLMDEHWREQEELDLLEIPAQRLDLAPIHLQATLSEAYERLLPSDVDALYVEHTTAPMIRKISGIITRDAIESYYRYTP
- the hemJ gene encoding protoporphyrinogen oxidase HemJ → MYLWIKAFHLIAVVCWFAALFYLPRLYVYHAQARDAGDHKAIEYFKTMERKLYRGIMMPSMIATLVLGIWLLALVPSFMSMGWMHLKLTMVVLLVGYHHACGLYLKQFAADTCKRTSRYFRFFNEVPVLMLVVIVICVIVKPF
- a CDS encoding hydroxymethylpyrimidine/phosphomethylpyrimidine kinase — its product is MTECSAQLPYVLVLAGHDPSGGAGLVADSEAIRAGGGWALTVPTALTVQNSCNVQAVIPQSGESMLAMARTLCEDFRPGALKIGLLASEAALAATVVLIKELRKRWPGLPVVWDPVLKAGGGRELSTESLLCEARERLLPQVDVLTPNRAELSRLAACPPGECEDSLAEHLLATGTGAVLVTGTDPLEREVASPPVSSVIHRLYRRGHATLSMDCPRLPGSFHGSGCTLASHLAVRLACGMPLPSAWQASQHATWQSLVDGQQRGLKGALPEAQYLPWR
- the hemL gene encoding glutamate-1-semialdehyde-2,1-aminomutase; protein product: MTTSAAQFERASRHIPGGVNSPVRAFKGLHRPPVFIDHAKGAYLFDVENTRYIDYVGSWGPMITGHADEDVLSAVRERLESGLSFGAPTEIESEMAELICEMLPSLDMVRMTNSGTEATMSAIRLARGFTGRDKIVKFEGNYHGHSDSLLVKAGSGALTHGEPSSPGVPASLAEHTITLDYNDAEGVRRCFAELGDEIACIIVEPVAGNMNCIPPVPGFLESLREVCDAHGSVLILDEVMTGFRVALGGAQAHYDITPDLTCLGKIVGGGMPVGAFGGKREIMHHLSPLGPVYQAGTLAGNPLAMAAGVALLRKLKAPGFHAELARKVEMLCEGLESRAKAAGIRLITQHAGGMFGVFFTDDAEVSNFASATRCRQQDFVTFFNAMLAEGVYLAPSAYEAGFMSAAHTDADIQATLDAAERVFAQMSASN
- a CDS encoding AAA family ATPase — protein: MSQALIRALHTADCFDHPVKDIEVHETHISWIVLTGDYAYKIKKPLDFGSFLDFSTLERRKILCEQEVRLNRRLAPTLYLDTVAISGTPEAPRIGDDSAVFEYAVKMRQFSNRHLFSALQASGELSLELLDDLVDQLVAFHEQAERIQGDSELGSPQMVSRTIDNEFELIRPRLGDDAEAIKRLALLKQWTEETFQRLNPEFERRWQEGFVRETHGDIHLGNAVRHEGRALLFDGIEFNEELRWNDVGCDLAFLVMDLEARDEQAFAHHALNRYLELSGDYSLVRLLPYYKIYRALIRAKVAMIRYHQPDLCEADRADVLAEYERYIELAERYSEIRFPYMIIGVGVSGSGKSRFTEEMVRELGGVRIRSDVERKRLYGFAADADTESGLNGGIYTPQATHATYERLSHLSATLLESGIPVCIDATCLKKVQRDRLRHEAEARGLPVLMISFEADDETLRKRIIKRSQRSGEASEAGLEVLDKQLANREPFAPEEHGQLVHIDTTAPNANVTLARLIREQLRLH